TGTGTAGAGGAGTTAAAATATTCTTGCAATTCCGGTAAGGTTTCAATTCGGTTTTGAAAATCTTGAAGAACACTAAAACCTTTTAAAACATCAGAATAAAATCTTCCGTAAACATCGAAAGTCTCGTATGCAATAAAATCAACATAAGTTAAATTATCACCCATGAGAAATTctttatttccaaagaatttttccCACTGCTTCAGGTGATTCggaatattattaatgaattcggTTTTTTCAGATTCAGTTTCacctttcaaaattaatagaaataaattaaaacgtaAGTCAATCAGTTGCTGCTCTACCATTGACACAAATACCTTTTGGCGCTCGTCTTTTCCAGCCAAATCATATTTCCGCGCCAAATATCTCAAAATTGCAGTGCTTTGGCTGATTTTGATATCACCTTCAATGTAGTAGGGCAAATTTGGAAAATCTAAACCGAGAGCGAATTTATCTTTTTGCCAATCTTTCTCTCTGAGAACGTAAATCTTGTTCACAAACTCTACATTCTTGTAATGTAGAAGGTATCGAATTGGTTCAGCAAGTCCACGAACATTCCAATAACCCAAAATAGGTATGGACATCTTAAAATTATCAACtcgaataatatgaaataaaaatgccgAATGATGGAACTTTATGTACTATTCGACCGTTAAGTTCGTTATGAAACTGACACTCTTTCAACCTAACCTTCGAATGTAATTTGAGATAATAAAAATTGACGTTTCAATGACAtggtctattttttatttttttattttttcgccgCTATTTCCTGGGTTAGGAGTCGCCACGTATTGCAGTTCCAGTGGCTATCACATAATAGAAGTtgattttgttttaacttttgagccaaatattattttttaaaaatattctttatttatagatTCGTTAATTGTTCGCTTCTTACaaataatgtcaatttttaatAGTCCATGCAGCTTTCAGTAAAAGGTAAagatttttatgaagaatttattttatgcaaacaataagaaaataacttaaaaagacAATTCGTGCCTCAAGAAATGGTATATGGcttcaggaaatatttaaatcaatacaagattattatatgttaaacatagatatttaaaaaagaattcgcattttaagaatattttaagaaaattaattggacacgtgattatttataaaaatttcgccCAAAAGTACTTATGAACCTTTAATGTTAAGTAACATGTATTATAATTAACTAAATTGGAAGTTGCCGGTAGCTTGTTTTGAAAATAGATTTGCAGAATTTTTgagacagaaataaataaataaaacagaatcgAGATTTTAATCCATCTCTCAGaatgagaat
The window above is part of the Argiope bruennichi chromosome 7, qqArgBrue1.1, whole genome shotgun sequence genome. Proteins encoded here:
- the LOC129975399 gene encoding glutathione S-transferase Mu 1-like, whose product is MSIPILGYWNVRGLAEPIRYLLHYKNVEFVNKIYVLREKDWQKDKFALGLDFPNLPYYIEGDIKISQSTAILRYLARKYDLAGKDERQKVFVSMVEQQLIDLRFNLFLLILKGETESEKTEFINNIPNHLKQWEKFFGNKEFLMGDNLTYVDFIAYETFDVYGRFYSDVLKGFSVLQDFQNRIETLPELQEYFNSSTHKQPVAGIDFKFG